A segment of the Phoenix dactylifera cultivar Barhee BC4 chromosome 15, palm_55x_up_171113_PBpolish2nd_filt_p, whole genome shotgun sequence genome:
TTGGATAATTTAGAAAGCAGgttagaaaagcagttttatTTGTTATGTCTCGACTGGTTTGAGAATGAATCACTTTCTTGCTCTTTAAACTTGGAGGAAAGCTGACCTGGTTCTCATCTCATCTCATGTAGTGATTTTAACACATACAGTAATCTAAGATTTTCTGAACAATTCATAGGGTGTACAAGTACCATTATGGTAGGTCAAAGTGCTGGGAATCCATATGTGAAAACATAGGCACCTGGtagttaaaaaaaggaaaaaatatctAAGCCGATTGTCATGATCCTGAGGATGAGTCTTGAATTGGTGAAGCATGCCAATATTGATGGCTCTTAGCAGCACGCAAGCTTGTGAGTTGAGCCATGGTGGTGCATAGCATTGAGCTAAAGCCAGGCTTGGGCTTGATGTTGAAAGTGGACTCGATGATACATGACACTAAGCTAAAACACAAGGACTCTAGTATAATAATTTAGAACTTTATCCAAAAAGGCTAGGTAgaatgtattatttggattttttgttcctataaaagtatccaaaatctatctGGTGCATAGCCAATGTAGGGTCTATATATCGGCCATGCACCGGATAGATTTTGGGTATTTGTACAGGTCCaaaaaacctaaataatattgtccggctagttttttttgggtgaggtcctgaattATTATACTTAAGGCTACAAATGGAGCTGATTACTTTTATTACATCTCATCTCCTATTTGGCTTGAAGTTTTGAATGCCTGAGCAACAAATTTCAACAAATTACTTTACAAAAAAGTAAATTGATAGAAATATTTAACATGTAATGACATGGTTCAAATTAAATCAAAGACTTTTCGATGGTGCATATTTAttcatctctctttctctctctctctcgttctcacAACTTAAAGCTTCACATTAATGGTAGTTTATTTGCTTTGAACTAATCAATATATACTAACATGAAGTTGTCAATGGTATGAAGATGCTAAGGTTGCCGTCGCATGCAAAACCGAAGGTCGAAGGAGGAAAGCTTATTGGACGTATGGAACGACGGATGATTATGGAGAATTCATCATTAACCTCCCTTCCCATCTCCATGCTATCCCACTAGAAGAGGATTGCATTGTTGGGCTCCTAAGAATGCCCAAGAGCTCATATTGTCAGCAAATTTCAGGCATGAACCGGAAAGCTATAAAGTTGTCTTCGGTTGGAAATAGCATCCGAGTCTATACTGCGGGAATTGTACGGTTGAGCTACAGAACTGAACCTTCTCATCAGTGCCTGAAGAAAAGAGGCAATGACATGGAAAGCGCTTGGTGAAGGATGGAGACGGTTTGCAGCAACCATTTCAAATTGAGTTGAGAAATTTTATGTACCTCCTCATGAGGATATGTTCATCCTTTGAAGATTTTACCATGTACATTTACTGTTCAAAAGTATAGTATgtgatcacaaacaaattaaaGTAAGGAAGAGGTCGTATGTATGGACTGTATAGTAGCAGAAGATGCCGAGACTGCAAGAATTTTTAGCATGCCCTGCTCATTCATTGCAAATAAAAACACTAGCTagaaacaagaagaaagaaaggaaagagattAAAGATAACAAGGATTACTTTCATAATTCTTGGAAAGCAAAACTAGCAGTACAATAAACTTTCATAAAGAAAACCGAGGACTAATTTCTTATTGGAGAATGTTGAGATTATATGGcatcatattaaaaaaaaaactgaaaattaTGAAAATTATGTCAATGCTATCCTTGCAATCGTGGGATTCGGAGTCTGAAGGTTTCTTTTAATCATATTGGAGTATATACTAAAAGCAATCTATATTGTTGAACCGAATTTAGGCAATGTGCCTTACAAATTATCAGAAAACCTCTAATGGGTGCCTATTTCTTAGGTTGTCATATAGCAAGAAAAGGCTAATAATTACTAGCCATCATCAGGTTGATCCATCATACCTATGTTAGACTATCAGGAGTATTTAAGCATATAATAATCCACAAACTTATAAAATAACATACTAGACGCACTCGAGACGTGCAGAATGATGTAATTTGAACATTGATAACTCATTTGCATTGATAATTCAATCACACTACAGACACTTCTTACATTGATGCCAACCATGGAGCCAGTATTGCTCTAACAATTGGCTATTTGAGTTGAAATAACGGCGTCCTTGGAGACTATTGGACCATCAAAACAGTGGTCCAAACCTCATCAGTTGTCACACGGCTGTTATCCCAGGAGTTGGGATTAGGGGAAGCCGATAACCTGCTAATTCGATCCAAAATTAACCCAATCTACAGggtttgggaatgaaaaataAACCCCTAAACTTATTCGATTAGGTTAGAATCCCAAAATTAGATCCAAATTTTTATCGGTCCAGGTTTGAATTTAGATAGATctaacatatatacatatatttatacatacatgtatacacatgcataaatacatatatgtatatatgtgtgtatatacatatacataaataGATGAGTAAATTACACTAACCTCCTTGAGATTTAGGGTATCATAACTCTAACAAACTTGATGATATGGAACCCAAGGGTTGGAGAGGGATGGGGCATATAATGAAGCTCACTGCGTATGGCTGCaagatttctctttttttttgtttttttttttggtttttcttcCCAATATGAACACACTGCCATCATTTTTTTTGATTGGAAAGGGAAGCAAAGTGCCACCCTGGGTTTATTAGTAAAAATGATATTGACGGGAGGTTTTGTACAAGAGAAAAGAGATTAAAGAGGAGAAACAGATGGAACTCATAGAGGTACAAAGAGTGATCAAACCATCTGCTTGTCATAAACAAGGAAGAATGGCACGCATCAACATGGTTTCCATctcaaattttatatatatatatatatatatatatatatatatatatatatatatatatatatatatatatatatatatatatatatatatatatatatatatatatatatcaagtaGATAGTATTCAAATTAATTGGAGTCCATCTCGTTCAACCAAATTTCAATGTATGTCATTGTGGTAATGCTTGGTGGTTGTTACTAACACATTAGTCTTTTCAACATATCAGTATGGTTTAACATTCACATTGAGCTTGATTTTTATACATTTGTTTTTTGTGCTATGGATGTTTAAGCAACAAAAGCAATAAGTGAATGGATGCTTTCTTTTAGGTACAATTTTTGCATGATTCAAGTTTTTAATGTTTTCTAAATCCATGAGGCAGTAATAAGGGTGcactaaatattttaaaaaatagtccAGAAACATAGCCAAATAATTGGTTGAATCCTTCATTTATATTTGAAAGCTAAAACATGAACTGTTTTGGTTTTGATACCAGGTAGGGATGCAAAGTgctaattgggtttggatttgaatctcatatttatattattggTTTGGGTGCGGATCCGAACCTGACCCGTTGACACCGGATACACCATGAATTGGAATGCAAGACAACGCAATCATGCCATTTGTTgcagctattttttttttaggtatAAACGGTAATTTAAAttactctaacgtgagtacagccAGTCAAATCATAAGAAAGCTAAACATTCAAAGGAGGTGGAACATCTGCTATAGATGTCCAAAAAAAACTTTTCGAAATATGGGTAACGAAGAAAGCGATCCAGTCTGCGGTCCCATCCGTCTCTCGAAATATATGTGCAATCACCACACGATTGGGCCGACATGATCGTCCTTCTTGGTCCACCATATCACGTGCTAAGCCTTAGGTGGTCCATCGTATCTGATGGTAAATTGAACGGTATAAAAGAAGTCACACAAGCGCCAGTTGCCACCGCAGCGTACGTGGATACGGTGTTCTACaatatttttatcataaaaAACGACAAAACACCCAAAAAAGAACCCCACAGAGTAAGTCATCACATATCATTACTCTTTTTTTGGGTCCCACCATTTGAATCCGACTACAAAGTTTCCATTTCTTGGGTCCACAGCACTCAT
Coding sequences within it:
- the LOC103704219 gene encoding uncharacterized protein LOC103704219, whose amino-acid sequence is MPMVHELRGTCTLVAALFLLLLGSETAGETPMQLSRAELVRLAGYGEERLSSVLVTGTVLCDACLQAASHLLSSPVADAKVAVACKTEGRRRKAYWTYGTTDDYGEFIINLPSHLHAIPLEEDCIVGLLRMPKSSYCQQISGMNRKAIKLSSVGNSIRVYTAGIVRLSYRTEPSHQCLKKRGNDMESAW